Genomic window (Pseudomonas xantholysinigenes):
GCCCATGGCAACCAAAGCTTCACCCCGAGGAAGGCGGGCGGGCGCTAGACTTCTGCCTGGACTTGATCAAGGAGCCTCACCATGGGCCGCTTTTCGCTCACCACCTTGGCATTGCTGCTGGGCACCGCTGGACTGGCGTTGGCCGAACAGCCAAAGACCGCACAGGGTTGCATCGATGTGCAGGTCGGCCAGTCACGGGCACTGGCCTACGACTGCCTGACCGACCAATTGCAGGGCGGTGAGCCGCAGGCCGCCAAGGGCCTGCGCGAACAACTCGATCCGGCGCGACAACTGCAGCGCAAGGCCCCCAACCAAATGGGCCTGGCCACCCCGGCGGCGACCTCGACGCGCATGGGCAACAGCTTTGGCAACTCGGTGGCGCCGCAGCGCCCCTAGACAAGTACTGGCAGGAAAGTAAACGCTTGCGCGTGCGTACTCAGGCAATAGCCTTGAGCGATTGCGCCGGGCCTTGGCGCTGCGCCTTGAGTTGCGTCACCAGGTCGACCAGGTCGCGACAGCTGTTGAGGCTGGCCAACGGCACCCCGGTGACGGTCAGGCACGCGTCCAGGCTCTGGCCCTGGCCGAGCAGAATAGTGAGGTGTTCGCCATCCGGACAGCTCACCTCGCAACGATCGGGCAGGCATGCCTGTTCGATCATCTGCCGCATTTCAAGCATCGAAACGCCTATCAACGACATGGTACGACCCTCTCTAGGTAGTCGGTTGCTGGAGAAACCCAGGCGATGCTCCATTCGCCGAGGTCATGGACACTAGCACCTTAGTGGAAGAAACCTGTTGCAGGCAGGTCGTTCACCCGACAGCGACGCCGGACCGACAGGTGGTCCAACTGACCGGCCATCAGCCCGCTGGAAGCGCATCAGGCCCGCTGAAATCAGCCAGGGAGGCCCACAAGTGCTGTGCCGCATAGGCCCGCCACGGGCGCCAGGCCTGAGCGCGTTCGGCCAGCTGCGCCTGGGGGCCTTCGTGCAAGCGCAAGGCCTTGATCAGGGCAATATCCCCCAAGGGCAACGCATCGCCATCGCCCAGTTGGCGCAAGGCCAGATACTGCGCGCTCCAAGGGCCAATGCCCTTGAGCAGGCAAAGCCGTTCGACAGCCTCGTCGAGCGCTTGCCCGCGCTGCAGCAAGCTGGGTCGATCACACAATGCCCTGGCCAGGGTCGACAAGGTTGCGGCGCGCGCCCGCGGCATGCCCAACCCTTCCAGTTCAGCCGTCGCCAATGTCTCGACAGCAGGAAACACACGGCTCAGCAACGGCGCATCCACGCGCAGCGGCGGCCCATGCCTGGCCACCAGGCGTGCAGCCAAGGTCATGGCACCGGCCACGCTCACTTGTTGCCCCAGTACCGTGCGCATCGCCTGCTCGCAAGGCTCCCATCCCTTGGGCACCCGCAGGCCCGGACGCGCGGCGAGCAACCGGGCCATCAGCGCATCGGCTGACAGCGCGGCGGCTATCCGCGCCGGTTGCGCATCCAGGTCGAACACCCGGCGCAAGCGTGCGATCAGCCCCGGCACCTGGCGCGGGTCGACCCCGAGCAAGCGCACCTGCAGGCAGGCACCTGGCCTGGCCTCGAGCACGCCATGCCGCCCCGCGCAGACGAAGCTGCGTCGGTACACGCCATCGCTGCATGTCTCGATACCGGGGATGCAGCGCGCAGTCAGGAACGCCAGAGTCGATGGCCAGTGATAAGGCGGCTGGTAGCGCAGCCAGAGCAGATGCTGGCCTCCCGGGCTCAGGCTACGTCTGACGGCGTGCAAACGGGTAAGTGGGCTCATCGCGGCATCATGCGCACTCAGCCCGATCCCGGCAAGGCGTGGTCATAGGTTGGCCAGTTGTTCCCGGCAGAACTCGACGAACAACTGCGCGGGCTTGGTCAGTTGCATCCGTTTCAAGTGCGCGGCGGCCAACCCCGACAGGGCCACCGGCTCGGCGATATCGAGGGTCACCAGGCGTTGCCCGTCATAGGTGAATTCGGAGTGCGGTCGGGTAACCAACAGCGAAAAACCGAAGCCCTGCCCCACCATGCCACGCACCATCTCGATCGACGGCGAGCTGAAGACGATGTTCGGCGTCAACCCCAGGTCGTTGAACAGGCTGACGAAGTAGGTGCGGCTGGGCGCCACGTCGAGCAGGATCATCGGCTCCGGACACAGGTCGCGCAGCGACACCTGAGCCTGACCGGCATAGCGGTGCTTCTCCGGCAACAGCACGTAGGGTTTCTGCGGCGGCATCAGGGGTTCGGTTTCGATGGTGCCGTCGAGGTCGTGGTCATAAAGGAAGGCCAGGTCGAAGGTACCGGCGGTCAGCCCCTGGATCAGATCCTGCTGCTCGCCATCGCGCAGGCGGATGTCCACGCCGGGATAGCGCTCGCGAAAGCCCGCGATCAAGCGCGGCAGGTACAGCGGCGCCACGGTCTCGAAGCAGCCGATGTCGATCTGCCCCGCGACCGTGTCATTGTCGGCCAAGGCGTTCTGCTCGAACTCATGGGCCATCTGCAGCAAGGCCCGGGTCTTGGCATAGAAGCGCTTGCCGCCTGGGGTCAGCGAGACGCCCTGGGCATGGTGGCGGATGAACAGCTGCACGCCAAAGCTTTCCTCCAGGCTCTTGATCGCCGTGGAAATCGAAGGTTGCGCGATATACAACTGGCGGGAGGCTTCGGCGACACTGCCTGCCTCCACGGTGGTGACGAAATACTTGAGTTGACGCAAGGTGTAGGAAGCCACAGGTACCTCTCAGCCGCCATGGGCGGCGCCGCAGGTTTTCCTGTCACTTTACCGTGCCAGCCGGGTATTCGGCGGGTTGTCTGACAAAGCATTTGCCTATGCCTTGAACATATTTTCCAGCTAAGCGGCATGGCGGGTTGGCCATCGCCCGCACAGTGCTGTCGCGCGCGATGGCTCCTGCCGGTCAGTCGTAGCAGCGGCTATCCATCAACATCTTCTTGATCTGCCGCATACCACGGCCTGGTTAGTCAAAGTCGAAATCAGGC
Coding sequences:
- a CDS encoding DUF1652 domain-containing protein — translated: MSLIGVSMLEMRQMIEQACLPDRCEVSCPDGEHLTILLGQGQSLDACLTVTGVPLASLNSCRDLVDLVTQLKAQRQGPAQSLKAIA
- a CDS encoding DNA-3-methyladenine glycosylase family protein; this encodes MSPLTRLHAVRRSLSPGGQHLLWLRYQPPYHWPSTLAFLTARCIPGIETCSDGVYRRSFVCAGRHGVLEARPGACLQVRLLGVDPRQVPGLIARLRRVFDLDAQPARIAAALSADALMARLLAARPGLRVPKGWEPCEQAMRTVLGQQVSVAGAMTLAARLVARHGPPLRVDAPLLSRVFPAVETLATAELEGLGMPRARAATLSTLARALCDRPSLLQRGQALDEAVERLCLLKGIGPWSAQYLALRQLGDGDALPLGDIALIKALRLHEGPQAQLAERAQAWRPWRAYAAQHLWASLADFSGPDALPAG
- a CDS encoding LysR substrate-binding domain-containing protein codes for the protein MASYTLRQLKYFVTTVEAGSVAEASRQLYIAQPSISTAIKSLEESFGVQLFIRHHAQGVSLTPGGKRFYAKTRALLQMAHEFEQNALADNDTVAGQIDIGCFETVAPLYLPRLIAGFRERYPGVDIRLRDGEQQDLIQGLTAGTFDLAFLYDHDLDGTIETEPLMPPQKPYVLLPEKHRYAGQAQVSLRDLCPEPMILLDVAPSRTYFVSLFNDLGLTPNIVFSSPSIEMVRGMVGQGFGFSLLVTRPHSEFTYDGQRLVTLDIAEPVALSGLAAAHLKRMQLTKPAQLFVEFCREQLANL